TACCCGAGGTCGATCAGGACGTCCCACAGGGCGAGGGAGTCCTTGCCCCCGGACACCGCCACGAGCACCCGGTCGCCTTCTCGCAGCATCCGGTCGGACTCGATCGCCCTGGACACCTGGTTGCGGAAGAAATGCAGGAAGCACTCCTTGCAGAAGGCTGTGTTGTGGCGCCGCAGCTCGACGACCGCCTTCGCCTTGCAGCGGCGGCACTTGGTCGTCGTGGCGGCTCCCCCCGATATCACCGGACGGATCTCGATGTGGTCGCCGTCCTCGATGACGTCCTCCCGGGTGAGGAGCTCGTCGCCCCTGATCACGAGCACGGTGTCGGCGTCGATGTCCAGGTCGCGCAGTACGACCTTCACCCGCTTGGGGCCGTCCACCGACACCTCCCGGCGCGGGTTGCGCAGCACGATCGTCGCCATCAGACCGTCGCCTCCAGTCGGGCGCGCACGGCCGGGTGGTCGAGCACCCCCACGACGGCCCCCGCGTCGTCGACCACGATCAGCACCCCGTCCGCCGCGACCGACAGCTTCTCGAGCGCGCGCGACATCGGGAGCCGGTGTGAGCAGCTGATCCGCGGGCTCCAGGGGACCATGAGGTCGCGGACGCGCGCGAACGGGTCGACATCGGCCGAGAAGGCGGAGGGAAGCAGCACCCCGTCCAGACGACCGCCGGACGAGACCGCGTACGGTCCCCCGCCGCTCGACCGAACGTACGCGGCGGACTCGTCCCCCGTCAGGGTGCCGGTGATCGGACGCGCGTAGTCGGCGGCCGGCTGGCGCGACAGGCGCGAGGTGATCCGCGAAGCGCGCCGGGCCGAGCTGGCGAGCACGTACAGGAACCCCCCGACGACCGGCAGCCACAGCGCCTCACCAAGTTGACGACGCCAGGCCACGACGAGCCCGACGACGATGAGCAGGACCGCGAATACCTGTCCCACGATCGCTGCGCGGATGGACGACCGGTGGGGATCGTCGCTGCGCGACCACAGCCAGGCCCGGAGCAGGCGTCCCCCGTCGAGCGGGTAACCGGGGAGCAGGTTGAAGAGGGCCACGACGACGTTCGCCCACCCCACCACGCGCAGGACCGCTCCCGTGTCGCTGT
Above is a genomic segment from Actinomycetota bacterium containing:
- a CDS encoding site-2 protease family protein, with translation MQVWRGVRLGRPFGIPLVVHGSWFPAALLLACILALEVYDSHGLPSAIWLSAAATFGVFLSLLVHELVHAQTARSIGVPVRDVTLFIFGGVARINREPSRPAQDAAIAASGPAASLVLGAGLLLAAGDSDTGAVLRVVGWANVVVALFNLLPGYPLDGGRLLRAWLWSRSDDPHRSSIRAAIVGQVFAVLLIVVGLVVAWRRQLGEALWLPVVGGFLYVLASSARRASRITSRLSRQPAADYARPITGTLTGDESAAYVRSSGGGPYAVSSGGRLDGVLLPSAFSADVDPFARVRDLMVPWSPRISCSHRLPMSRALEKLSVAADGVLIVVDDAGAVVGVLDHPAVRARLEATV